From one Microlunatus sp. Gsoil 973 genomic stretch:
- a CDS encoding ABC transporter ATP-binding protein, producing MTDLTTTPTSPFVKGTPADLSDPKAGAPLLEVENLSVDFPAPNQPGGVVHAVRGINYQVRQGEFLSIVGESGSGKSVSSMAVIGLLPSSARISGSIRFRGQDLLAKDDVAMSRLRGREIAMIFQDPLSALTPVYNIGWQLTEGLKLHDRGLTDRAANARAIELLRIVGIPSPERRMTSFPHEFSGGMRQRVMIAIAIANDPNLIIADEPTTALDVTIQAQILEVLQKAREITGAAVVLITHDLGVVAGNADRVAVMYAGKLVETGNIDDIFYRPAMPYTAGLLRSVPNMQTAGTQRLVPLEGNPPSLANLPPGCPFEPRCPAAIDRCGEIEPELAPVPGGRSDQQLAACIRSDEIAAGRLPISEIFPRPEAQEIKRSRGAEPVIRVENLVRHFPLTKGAVFRRRVGTVKAVDGVSFELAPGEVLGLVGESGCGKSTTVMEVLELAKPQSGRILINGTAVSELSRSGKIAMRKEIQVVFQDPMAAIDPRFTVYDIVAEPMRVHKVPEREKEKKVAEMLELVGLDPMTASRYPHEFSGGQRQRIEIARALTTDPKILVLDEPVSALDVSIQAGVINLLEDLRERLSLSYLFVAHDLAVVRQVADKLAVMYLGRIVEYGEAANIFAEPKHPYTKALMSAVPIPDPEVERNRRRILLEGDLPSPVEDFTGCRFAGRCPLYQLVDEDRQKRCRAEDPQLHDAGGSSVACHHTDQHQLVTG from the coding sequence GTGACTGACCTGACCACAACCCCGACAAGTCCATTCGTCAAGGGCACACCCGCCGACCTGTCCGACCCGAAGGCCGGTGCGCCGCTGCTCGAGGTCGAGAATCTTTCCGTCGACTTTCCGGCGCCCAACCAGCCGGGTGGGGTGGTGCACGCGGTCCGCGGCATCAACTACCAGGTACGGCAGGGCGAATTCCTGAGCATCGTCGGCGAGTCGGGGTCGGGCAAGTCGGTGTCCTCGATGGCCGTCATCGGTCTGCTGCCGTCGTCGGCGAGGATCTCGGGAAGCATCCGGTTCCGCGGCCAGGATCTGCTCGCCAAGGACGATGTCGCGATGTCCCGCCTGCGCGGCCGGGAGATCGCGATGATCTTCCAGGACCCGCTGTCGGCGCTGACGCCGGTCTACAACATCGGCTGGCAGCTGACCGAGGGTCTGAAGCTGCACGACCGTGGGCTGACCGACCGCGCCGCGAACGCCCGGGCGATCGAGTTGCTGCGGATCGTCGGCATCCCGTCGCCGGAGCGACGGATGACGTCCTTCCCGCACGAGTTCTCCGGCGGTATGCGGCAACGCGTGATGATCGCCATCGCGATCGCCAACGACCCGAACCTGATCATCGCCGACGAGCCGACCACAGCGCTGGATGTCACCATCCAGGCGCAGATCCTCGAGGTGTTGCAGAAGGCCCGCGAGATCACCGGTGCCGCGGTGGTGTTGATCACCCACGACCTTGGCGTGGTCGCCGGCAATGCCGACCGGGTCGCGGTGATGTACGCCGGCAAGCTGGTCGAGACCGGCAACATCGACGACATCTTCTACCGGCCCGCCATGCCGTATACGGCTGGGCTGTTGCGTTCGGTACCCAACATGCAGACCGCCGGCACCCAGCGACTGGTCCCGCTCGAAGGCAACCCGCCGTCGTTGGCGAACCTGCCTCCGGGTTGTCCCTTCGAGCCCCGTTGCCCGGCGGCGATCGACCGGTGCGGGGAGATCGAGCCCGAGCTTGCGCCGGTCCCCGGCGGACGCAGCGACCAGCAGTTGGCGGCATGCATCCGCTCCGATGAGATCGCTGCCGGCCGGTTGCCCATCTCAGAGATCTTCCCCAGGCCGGAGGCTCAGGAGATCAAGCGGTCCCGTGGTGCCGAGCCGGTGATCAGGGTGGAGAACCTGGTCCGGCACTTCCCGCTGACCAAGGGCGCGGTGTTCCGGCGCAGGGTCGGCACAGTCAAGGCCGTCGACGGGGTCAGCTTCGAACTGGCGCCCGGTGAGGTGCTCGGCCTGGTCGGGGAATCGGGTTGCGGCAAATCCACCACCGTGATGGAGGTGCTCGAGCTCGCCAAGCCCCAGTCCGGCCGGATCCTGATCAACGGAACCGCAGTCAGCGAGTTGAGCCGCTCGGGCAAGATTGCGATGCGCAAGGAGATCCAGGTCGTCTTCCAGGATCCGATGGCCGCCATCGATCCGCGCTTCACCGTCTACGACATCGTCGCCGAACCGATGCGGGTGCACAAAGTGCCCGAGCGCGAGAAGGAGAAGAAGGTCGCCGAGATGCTCGAACTCGTCGGCCTCGACCCGATGACGGCGTCTCGGTATCCGCACGAGTTCTCCGGTGGCCAGCGGCAGCGCATCGAGATCGCTCGGGCGCTGACGACGGACCCGAAGATTCTCGTCCTGGACGAGCCGGTCTCCGCCCTGGATGTCTCCATCCAGGCCGGCGTGATCAATCTGCTGGAGGATCTGCGGGAACGGCTGTCGCTGTCCTACCTCTTCGTCGCCCATGATCTTGCCGTGGTGCGTCAGGTCGCGGACAAGTTGGCCGTGATGTACCTGGGTCGGATCGTCGAGTACGGCGAGGCGGCGAACATCTTCGCCGAGCCGAAGCATCCCTACACCAAGGCGCTGATGTCGGCGGTGCCGATTCCCGACCCTGAGGTCGAGCGGAATCGTCGGCGGATCCTTCTCGAAGGTGATCTTCCGAGCCCGGTGGAGGACTTCACCGGGTGTCGGTTCGCGGGCCGGTGCCCGCTGTACCAGCTGGTCGACGAGGACCGGCAGAAGCGTTGTCGCGCAGAAGACCCCCAGCTGCACGACGCAGGCGGCTCCTCGGTCGCTTGTCATCACACCGATCAACATCAGCTGGTCACCGGTTGA
- a CDS encoding ABC transporter permease, whose product MDAVISWVINLLLVIPSFFILIMVTPALKHFVTVGLIIGIAGFGWMVMGQVVRGQARSLRQRDFVRAARYMGISTSEIIRRHIIPNMASLLIIDATLGVVAAVLSETALSYFGFGIQPPATSIGTLLANNTQAATTQPWMFLSPAVVLVVLLFGVSLVGEAFRDALDPTSGAARD is encoded by the coding sequence GTGGATGCGGTGATTAGCTGGGTGATCAATCTGCTCCTGGTGATCCCGTCGTTCTTCATCCTGATCATGGTCACTCCTGCGTTGAAGCATTTCGTGACGGTCGGCCTGATCATCGGCATCGCAGGTTTCGGTTGGATGGTGATGGGCCAGGTCGTCCGGGGTCAGGCACGGTCGCTGCGCCAGCGGGACTTCGTCCGGGCAGCTCGTTACATGGGCATCAGCACATCGGAGATCATCCGTCGGCACATCATTCCCAACATGGCCTCACTGCTGATCATCGACGCCACTCTCGGCGTGGTTGCGGCGGTGCTGAGCGAGACGGCCCTGTCCTACTTCGGCTTCGGCATCCAGCCGCCGGCCACCTCGATCGGCACCCTGCTGGCCAACAACACCCAGGCAGCCACCACCCAGCCGTGGATGTTCCTGTCGCCGGCTGTCGTGCTTGTCGTACTCCTGTTCGGCGTGAGTCTGGTCGGTGAGGCCTTCCGCGACGCCCTCGACCCGACCTCCGGAGCCGCACGTGACTGA
- a CDS encoding ABC transporter permease, giving the protein MLAYLVRRFINYLILTVIATLLTYILASYTLNPAARYQGRNPPMSPNSIHNILAGLGQDPNVPVVKRAITWFGNIVMHGDFGMLYNNQPVVNSIITRSGISLQLLLVGTIVGAFLGVVLGVWGAVRQYRLSDQVVTTLSFLVLSTPAFVLGVLLMIVATRFNAAIGHQLISFTGQYTPGLSGFGPVVLDRISHLVLPTIALVMTGAASYSRYQRSVMLDVLSSDFIRTARSKGRRRGSAMIRHGVRVALIPMSTFFAYNFGLLVTGSTFLETVFSWHGMGELALTSITQHDINGAAGSVCYVAVLILLASTLSEILYAALDPRVRV; this is encoded by the coding sequence GTGCTCGCATATCTCGTCCGGCGGTTCATCAACTATCTGATCCTGACCGTCATCGCGACGCTGCTGACGTACATTCTTGCCAGCTACACCCTGAATCCGGCCGCCCGTTACCAGGGTCGAAACCCACCGATGAGCCCGAACTCGATCCACAACATCCTTGCCGGCCTCGGCCAGGATCCGAATGTGCCGGTGGTGAAACGGGCGATCACCTGGTTCGGCAATATCGTCATGCACGGCGATTTCGGAATGCTGTACAACAATCAGCCGGTGGTGAATTCGATCATCACTCGCTCCGGAATCAGCCTGCAATTGCTGCTGGTCGGCACCATCGTCGGAGCATTCCTCGGCGTTGTGCTCGGTGTGTGGGGTGCGGTCCGGCAGTACCGGCTCAGCGACCAGGTCGTCACCACGCTCTCCTTCCTGGTGCTGTCCACCCCGGCGTTCGTGCTGGGCGTGTTGTTGATGATCGTCGCGACCCGGTTCAACGCCGCGATCGGCCATCAGCTGATCAGTTTCACCGGTCAGTACACCCCGGGACTCAGCGGCTTCGGTCCGGTGGTGTTGGACCGGATCAGCCACCTCGTGCTGCCGACGATCGCCCTGGTGATGACCGGTGCCGCGAGTTACTCACGCTACCAGCGCAGCGTGATGCTCGACGTGCTGTCCAGCGACTTCATCCGCACTGCCCGGTCCAAGGGACGCCGACGCGGGTCGGCGATGATCCGGCACGGCGTCCGGGTGGCACTGATCCCGATGTCGACGTTCTTCGCCTACAACTTCGGTCTGCTGGTCACGGGCTCGACCTTCCTGGAGACGGTGTTCAGCTGGCACGGCATGGGCGAACTCGCGCTGACCTCGATCACCCAGCACGACATCAACGGTGCGGCCGGCTCGGTCTGCTACGTCGCGGTGTTGATCCTGCTGGCGTCGACACTGTCGGAGATCCTGTATGCGGCTCTCGATCCGAGGGTGAGGGTGTGA
- the trxA gene encoding thioredoxin — protein sequence MATVEITADTFEKTIAENDIVLVDFWADWCGPCKMFAPVFDKSSENHGDVVHAKLDTDANQQLAGALGIQGIPTLMAFREGVLVFNQAGALPAKSLEEVVTAVKNLDMEEVHAQVAKMKAEDEAAS from the coding sequence ATGGCAACGGTCGAGATCACCGCCGACACCTTCGAGAAGACGATTGCCGAGAACGACATCGTCCTTGTCGACTTCTGGGCGGACTGGTGTGGTCCGTGCAAGATGTTCGCTCCGGTGTTCGACAAGTCGTCGGAGAACCACGGCGACGTCGTACACGCGAAGCTGGACACCGACGCCAACCAGCAGTTGGCCGGCGCACTCGGCATTCAGGGCATCCCGACACTGATGGCATTCCGCGAGGGCGTGCTGGTCTTCAACCAGGCAGGTGCACTCCCGGCGAAGTCGCTGGAAGAGGTTGTCACCGCCGTGAAGAACCTCGACATGGAAGAGGTGCACGCGCAGGTGGCCAAGATGAAGGCCGAGGACGAGGCGGCCAGCTGA
- a CDS encoding class I SAM-dependent methyltransferase translates to MLSQAASGDTTPYRWLARAIPTRVRTVLDLACGSGAVSRELAAPGRTVIGIDLSAAELTVAAARGPGPWVRGDIRRLPFADASVDAVTASLGLVVVPELSEVLSEVARVLKPGGVLAAIAPALRGIAPRDLRVLGRITARLRAKPQFPGAVEIAGFRRSLEQVGLRRVEDARERYGFWVTSRTDAETVMKALYLPETRWSRVESAIEHLEDRIAVRGPVELAIPMRRVVAIK, encoded by the coding sequence GTGTTGTCCCAGGCAGCGTCCGGGGACACCACCCCGTACCGGTGGCTCGCCCGGGCGATCCCGACCCGGGTGCGCACGGTGCTCGACCTGGCCTGCGGATCCGGTGCAGTGTCCCGCGAACTTGCCGCGCCGGGCCGCACCGTGATCGGGATCGACCTCTCGGCCGCTGAGCTGACGGTCGCTGCGGCACGAGGTCCCGGCCCGTGGGTGCGCGGCGACATCCGCAGACTGCCGTTCGCCGACGCCTCGGTCGACGCCGTGACCGCCTCCTTGGGACTCGTCGTCGTTCCTGAACTGTCCGAGGTGTTGTCCGAGGTCGCCCGGGTGCTCAAGCCGGGCGGAGTGTTGGCCGCGATCGCGCCGGCTCTGCGGGGCATCGCACCCCGGGATCTGCGGGTGCTGGGGCGGATCACCGCCCGACTGCGCGCCAAGCCGCAGTTCCCCGGTGCGGTGGAGATCGCCGGCTTCCGGCGGAGCCTGGAACAGGTGGGTCTCCGTCGGGTGGAGGACGCCCGCGAGCGGTACGGATTCTGGGTGACATCGCGAACCGATGCCGAGACGGTCATGAAGGCGCTCTACCTGCCCGAGACCCGGTGGTCACGGGTGGAATCGGCGATCGAACACCTGGAGGACCGGATCGCGGTGCGCGGCCCGGTCGAGTTGGCGATCCCGATGCGACGGGTCGTCGCGATCAAATAA
- a CDS encoding metal-dependent transcriptional regulator: MRDLIDTTEMYLKTIYELEEEGIVPLRARIAERLHHSGPTVSQTVARMERDGLLHVEGDRHLELSELGRQRATRVMRKHRLAERLLTDVIGLEWELVHDEACRWEHVISEEVEEHLVKLLQAPTDSPYGNPIPGLSELGVAPAVDGFRTGNEPLVDVVDAATGTVRVRLVRIGEELQKDVELMADLRAAGMTPGCEVEAGPGGMGVRLNLDNGTRCDLDRTAAVHLFVSKI; the protein is encoded by the coding sequence GTGCGGGATCTGATCGACACCACTGAGATGTACCTCAAGACCATCTACGAACTTGAGGAAGAAGGCATCGTGCCGCTTCGAGCGCGGATCGCCGAGCGGCTGCATCACAGCGGTCCGACCGTCTCCCAGACCGTCGCCCGGATGGAACGTGACGGGCTGCTGCACGTCGAGGGCGACCGTCACCTCGAGCTGAGCGAACTCGGCCGGCAGCGGGCGACCCGGGTGATGCGTAAACATCGACTCGCCGAGCGACTGCTCACCGATGTGATCGGCCTGGAATGGGAACTGGTGCACGACGAGGCCTGCCGCTGGGAGCACGTGATCTCCGAGGAGGTCGAGGAGCACCTGGTCAAACTGTTGCAGGCACCGACCGACTCGCCCTACGGTAATCCGATCCCCGGCCTGTCCGAGCTGGGCGTGGCCCCTGCGGTCGACGGCTTCCGGACCGGGAACGAGCCCCTGGTCGACGTCGTCGACGCTGCGACGGGGACCGTGCGGGTGAGATTGGTACGGATCGGCGAGGAACTGCAGAAGGACGTCGAGCTGATGGCGGATCTGCGCGCCGCCGGGATGACGCCTGGCTGCGAGGTCGAGGCCGGGCCCGGCGGCATGGGCGTACGGCTCAATCTGGATAACGGGACTCGGTGCGATCTGGATCGAACGGCCGCCGTCCATCTGTTCGTCAGCAAGATCTGA
- a CDS encoding class II fructose-bisphosphate aldolase — MTLARLTDLLAPAAEQRRGVGAFNVFSLEHAEAHVAGAEQAGTPVVLQISENAVKYHRALEPIGLATLSIARSATVPVVVHLDHATDDELVDRAIGLGFGSVMYDASRLDYDANVAATAAVVDRCHAAGLDVEAELGEVGGKDGVHAPGARTDPAEAARFAAATGVDALAVAVGSSHAMTTRTAKLDLDLISALRETVDVPLVLHGSSGVPDAEIARAVAAGMTKVNIATHLNVVFTGVIRDLLTADPALADSRKYLGPARDAVAAEVARLLGVLTNRPID, encoded by the coding sequence GTGACACTCGCCCGACTGACCGATCTCCTGGCCCCCGCCGCCGAGCAGCGGCGCGGCGTCGGTGCCTTCAACGTGTTCAGCTTGGAACACGCCGAGGCCCATGTCGCCGGCGCCGAGCAGGCCGGGACACCGGTGGTTCTGCAGATCTCGGAGAACGCCGTGAAGTACCACCGGGCGCTGGAACCGATCGGCCTGGCCACGCTCTCCATCGCCCGGTCCGCCACCGTTCCCGTTGTCGTACACCTCGATCATGCGACGGACGACGAACTGGTCGACCGGGCCATCGGACTCGGCTTCGGATCGGTGATGTACGACGCGTCCCGACTCGATTACGACGCCAACGTCGCCGCAACCGCAGCCGTGGTGGACCGCTGCCATGCCGCCGGGTTGGATGTCGAGGCGGAGCTCGGCGAGGTCGGCGGCAAGGACGGCGTCCATGCACCCGGTGCCCGGACCGACCCGGCCGAGGCTGCCCGGTTCGCCGCGGCGACCGGTGTCGACGCGCTCGCCGTCGCGGTGGGCTCGTCCCATGCGATGACCACCCGGACAGCCAAGCTCGATCTCGACTTGATCAGCGCGCTCCGGGAGACGGTCGACGTACCCCTGGTGCTGCACGGTTCGTCCGGCGTTCCGGACGCCGAGATCGCCCGGGCGGTCGCCGCCGGGATGACCAAGGTCAACATCGCCACCCATCTCAACGTCGTTTTCACCGGGGTGATCCGCGACCTGCTGACGGCCGATCCAGCGTTGGCGGACAGCCGAAAGTATCTCGGCCCGGCCCGGGACGCGGTGGCCGCCGAGGTTGCCCGGCTGCTGGGGGTGCTGACCAACCGCCCGATCGACTAA